The Elaeis guineensis isolate ETL-2024a chromosome 13, EG11, whole genome shotgun sequence genome includes a region encoding these proteins:
- the LOC105055940 gene encoding cyclase-associated protein 1 produces the protein MEKELLGRLEAAVARLEALAAVGSRSAVASIDLAEAAAIDPAILAIDDLMSGSLARVSTAAGKIGGQVLEVTKIVEEAFVVQRDLLVKAKQCQKPDIMGLQEFLKPLNEVIHKASALTEGRRSDYFNHLKAAADSLTALAWIAYSGKDCGMSLPTAHIEECWQMAEFYNNKVLVVYRNKDPDHVEWAKALKELYLPGLRDYVKGFYPLGPVWAPAGSVVSAPRSASSTSQAPPAKAPAPPPPPSASLVSSETASSQPKQGMSAVFQEINAGKSVTAGLRKVTNDMKTKNRTDRTGVVSTSEKDSHASSFSFSKTGPPKLELQMGRKWAVENQIRKKDLVIDDCDSKQSVYVFGCKDSVLQVKGKVNNITVDKCTKMGIVFMDVVAACEIVNCNGVEVQCQGSAPTISIDNTSGCQLYLSKDSLEASITTAKSSEINVMIPGAGPNDDWVEHALPQQYVHTFKNGQFTTSPVFHSGG, from the exons ATGGAGAAGGAGCTGCTGGGTAGGCTGGAGGCCGCGGTGGCGCGCCTCGAGGCGCTTGCCGCCGTCGGATCCCGCTCCGCCGTCGCATCCATCGATCTTGCCGAAGCGGCTGCCATAGATCCGGCGATATTGGCGATCGACGACCTCATGTCTGGATCCCTCGCCCGGGTCTCCACCGCCGCGGGAAAGATCGGCGGGCAGGTCCTTGAAGTGACCAAGATAGTTGAGGAGGCATTCGTGGTTCAGAGGGACCTCCTCGTCAAGGCCAAGCAATGCCAG AAACCTGACATTATGGGGTTACAAGAGTTTCTGAAACCACTGAATGAAGTGATCCACAAAGCAAGTGCTTTGACTGAAGGAAGGCGCTCtgattattttaatcatttgaaGGCAGCTGCTGACAGTCTTACAGCTTTGGCATGGATTGCTTACTCAGGAAAAGATTGTG GCATGAGTCTTCCAACTGCACATATTGAAGAATGTTGGCAGATGGCTGAATTCTACAACAACAAG GTTCTTGTGGTGTACCGAAATAAAGATCCAGACCATGTAGAGTGGGCAAAAGCATTGAAGGAGCTCTATCTGCCTGGCTTACGAGACTATGTCAAGGGTTTTTATCCTTTGGGCCCTGTTTGGGCTCCTGCCGGGTCGGTTGTTTCTGCACCTAGATCTGCTTCTTCCACTTCACAAGCTCCCCCAGCAAAGGCCCCAGCTCCTCCACCGCCTCCCTCAGCATCTCTTGTCAGTTCTGAGACTGCATCATCTCAACCTAAACAAGGGATGTCTGCTGTCTTTCAGGAAATCAATGCGGGCAAGTCTGTGACTGCAG GTTTGAGGAAGGTTACTAATGACATGAAGACCAAGAATCGAACTGATAGAACTGGTGTTGTTAGTACGAGTGAAAAAGATTCTCATGCcagttccttttccttttctaaaACAGGACCTCCAAAATTGGAGCTTCAAATGGGTCGCAA ATGGGCAGTTGaaaatcagatcagaaagaagGACTTGGTAATTGATGATTGTGACTCAAAACAGTCTGTATATGTATTTGGGTGCAAGGATTCTGTTTTGCAAGTCAAAG GAAAAGTGAACAATATAACTGTTGACAAGTGTACCAAAATGGGAATTGTGTTTATG GATGTGGTTGCAGCTTGCGAGATTGTGAACTGCAATGGTGTTGAGGTGCAATGTCAG GGTTCAGCACCGACAATATCAATAGACAACACATCAGGCTGCCAATTGTACCTAAGCAAAGATTCATTAGAGGCTTCCATAACAACAGCTAAATCAAGTGAAATTAATGTAATGATTCCTGGTGCAGGCCCAAATGATGACTGG GTGGAGCATGCATTGCCACAACAGTATGTCCATACTTTCAAGAATGGCCAGTTCACAACATCTCCAGTCTTTCACTCTGGCGGGTAA